Genomic segment of Arachis stenosperma cultivar V10309 chromosome 4, arast.V10309.gnm1.PFL2, whole genome shotgun sequence:
TCTAAAAAGCCTACAGCCATCACACTATAATTCTTATCCCTTTTTATAAGAGTATAGGTTGTTATTTAGTGTCAAGAGTTGTTTCTTCAACCTCCCTCTGAAGAAGCACCTGTGGCATAACGCTTCTCTTCTTCATAATAGGTGTTGAACCCTACGATATCCTTGATTTCTTCAAAAGACGGCATGCTTTCAGGAGGAGGAATGCGGCCTCCTTTAAGGGCAGCGAGTGCATCCTACAAATTCAACCATGGCATATCTCATCTCAATCCAGAAAACTATTCAACTGAATAATGATTGGTGAATGCGTTGGTAAATGATATGACCTGCATTGCTCGAATAGAGACACCAATCAAGGAAAGAGGATAAACAACAATTTTATAACCAATGTCTTCAAGTTGCTGAGGAGTGAGTATTGGTGTCTTGCCTCCACCTTCAAGCATATTGGCCTGCACTCGTGACATTTGATCTCAAAAATTGATGTAAATACGGGTGGAGGAGAGTAGAGTTAGAAGAGTTAAAGAGCATACCATTTTTGGAATGTGAGGAGAAACCTGACAAAAAGCTCGCATCTCTTCAACAGAAGCAAGTGCATCAATGAAGAGAACATCGGCTCCAGCATCTGCAAATGCCTTAGTCCTGAGGAGGGCTTCGTCGAGGGAGACAGCCTGGCGAGCATCAGTGCGGGCAACGATGACAATATCAGAGCCGATCTCAGCTCTGGCGTCGACGGCGGCTTTAATCTTGATGACAGCCTCTTGCAGGGAAACCACCTTCCTTCCCCGTGTGTGGCCGCATGCTTTGGGAGAGACCTGATCCTCAAGAAGGATTCCGGCAAAACCAGCTCGGATGAAGCCCTTGACGGTTCGCTTGAGGTTGATGGGATTGCCATAGCCGTTGTCAGCGTCGCCAATGATAGGGATGGAGACAGCTTCAGTAAGGAGGCGGCCTTGATCCAACATTTCACCGTAAGAGATCAGCCCAGTGTCTGGCAACCCCAACCTCGCTGCCGATATCGAGAACCCGCTCGTGAAGCAATACGAGAACCCTGCGCCTTCTATCAGCTTCGCACTCAGACCATCGAAACATGCTGGCCCTAGGTGCACCCCCGGGCTCTCCAGGATTCTCCGGAGCACCTTCGCCGCCGGCTCTACGATTTCGATTTCGATTGCTCAGCACTCAAAAAGTTAAAGCATAAACAGAAACAGAAACAGAACAAGAAGCTCACCGTGGCTGCCGCTGTTGACCGCTAAACCCGCCATGGCTGCTCT
This window contains:
- the LOC130976550 gene encoding uncharacterized protein LOC130976550 isoform X2, producing MAGLAVNSGSHEPAAKVLRRILESPGVHLGPACFDGLSAKLIEGAGFSYCFTSGFSISAARLGLPDTGLISYGEMLDQGRLLTEAVSIPIIGDADNGYGNPINLKRTVKGFIRAGFAGILLEDQVSPKACGHTRGRKVVSLQEAVIKIKAAVDARAEIGSDIVIVARTDARQAVSLDEALLRTKAFADAGADVLFIDALASVEEMRAFCQVSPHIPKMANMLEGGGKTPILTPQQLEDIGYKIVVYPLSLIGVSIRAMQDALAALKGGRIPPPESMPSFEEIKDIVGFNTYYEEEKRYATDISRDPSSGVRPQTLRVKVADKDGLEKLDLRIPAGSLDGLTNIVPALAGVNIKELVDDVVEGNGGKKLLDFSDSMDERIQVFLE
- the LOC130976550 gene encoding uncharacterized protein LOC130976550 isoform X1, with amino-acid sequence MAGLAVNSGSHEPAAKVLRRILESPGVHLGPACFDGLSAKLIEGAGFSYCFTSGFSISAARLGLPDTGLISYGEMLDQGRLLTEAVSIPIIGDADNGYGNPINLKRTVKGFIRAGFAGILLEDQVSPKACGHTRGRKVVSLQEAVIKIKAAVDARAEIGSDIVIVARTDARQAVSLDEALLRTKAFADAGADVLFIDALASVEEMRAFCQVSPHIPKMANMLEGGGKTPILTPQQLEDIGYKIVVYPLSLIGVSIRAMQDALAALKGGRIPPPESMPSFEEIKDIVGFNTYYEEEKRYATGASSEGDISRDPSSGVRPQTLRVKVADKDGLEKLDLRIPAGSLDGLTNIVPALAGVNIKELVDDVVEGNGGKKLLDFSDSMDERIQVFLE